Below is a genomic region from Brassica rapa cultivar Chiifu-401-42 chromosome A08, CAAS_Brap_v3.01, whole genome shotgun sequence.
AAGTGACAGTGGAATCTCATTCAATGTCAAGCCAAAGATGAAGGCATTGGAGATTGCTGAGAAGGCAAGGGACGCGATTCTTAGTGGCAAGTTTGATCAGGTGCGAGTTAACTTGCCAAACAGTGATATGGTTGGACATACTGGTGACATTGATGCCACGGTTGTTGCTTGCGAGGCTGCTGATGTTGCTGTCAAggtactaatttttaaaaatagttcaTTGACGAGTGTTGATGATATATGAGCGAGTGACTGACTCAGTCCACAATGGTGGTTGTTGCAGATGATCCTTGATGCAATTGAACAAGTGAAAGGCATTTACGTTGTGACTGCTGATCACGGTAACGCAGAGGACATGGTTAAGAGGGATAAGGCTGGAAAGCCTGCTTTGGATAAAGAAGGGAAGCTTCAGATTCTAACCTCCCACACTCTCAAGCCAGTAAGTGCCATAGCTGTGAACTTTGCTATTTACGATAATGTGAAACACTGGACCATTGTGGATATTAATTTGAATGTGTTGCAGGTGCCAATTGCCATTGGAGGACCAGGATTGTCTGAAGGAGTGAGGTTCCGCAAGGATCTGGAGACACCAGGACTTGCCAATGTAGCTGCTACCGTGATGAACCTCCATGGATTTGTGGCTCCCGCTGACTACGAGCCCACCCTCATTGAAGTTGTGGAGTAGAACTGAGAgcctttttagttttgaaaAGAGGCTGAAACTCTAAAGATTACGTTGTTTTGCTTTCCATTTAATAATGTTTACTCGGACTacatttttgattttggttttccACCAAAAATGTAATGTTGATTTCGGTTTAAACGATATTCAAGccatgagtttttttttatctaagaGGTTAAAGATTCACACGATCTGTCATACTAGATCAAATTTCTCGATCATTGCTTGCAATAAGCATACACAACTGAGAAATATCACAACATTTACAAAGACTCATAAAACTTGTAACCAAATACAAAGTCAAGCTGCGGATCCTTATATAACTTGGAAACAATACAAAACTCAAGTTCTGACAGATGTTTAAGAAGAAGCTTCCGTGAATATGGTAACGTTCTCTTCCTCTCCAGTGGCTAGCTTAGCTTCTTTCAGATTGTGAGAATCTTCAACGTCCGCTTGTTTCAATGCTTGTGCTCGGAACCCGACCATTATCTCTTCTGCTTTTTCAAGCGTTGACAACAGCTCCCCATAGCGCGCTTGCAGTTTCCGCTCCGTCTCCTTTTGCTTTACCACTTCTTCCTCCAGGTTCTTCTTCCTGAAAGACGCAGCCATCTCTTCTTGCCTCTTCAATGCTTTAAAGCACTCTACTTCTGTTCCACCAATCTCAATATGCTTCAAACTCGCCTCTATTTGGCTCCACACGGTCTCTGCCCGTTTCTGTCAAATGAACAAATAGTAAATCATTAAACATTACACCAAACTTAAGAGCGATCGTACACTATAGTTCCAGAATTCAAGATAAAGGCAATGAGGAATATATTCATACCTCGTGACCCTTTGTATAAGTTTTATACTTAGCCTTCATGTGTTctgcctttttctcatcttccTCCATCTTTTTTCTCGCATTCTCCATCTCTACTTGCAAAGCTGCAACTTTCTCTGCCTTCACAGCAACACTTGCGGGTCCGTAAGCATTACGAGTGGGGAAGTACATGAGATCCTTCACGCAATCATCGTGAGCTTTTACGAAATCGTCAAGTGTCTTGTTCTCGTTTCCCATTGCCACGCAAAGAAACTGCGCCTCCTCCTTTATCATTTTGTCAGCCTATCAAAAAAATCATGGAAATTTTTCATTACAAACCCCCTATCGTATACCAGATCAAAGATGTAGCTTCAAGCCACGAGCGGATATACATTCATGTGCATAATATCCATCAAGCAACCTATCCACAAACCAAGAAAAAACTAAGGACTCTAAAGGTAGTTCAACAAATAAATCAGCTAACCAACAAAAGTAAACTGAGTAAAGGAAGATATTACTCATATTCATACCTCTACGAGTTCATTTTCCTCAAAGTCTTCAATTGCAGAAACTTGAGAACCAGAACTGTTAGCACGGTTCTTGACTCCTTTCTTTTTCTCAGCTTTCTCATCAAGAGGATACTTTGCATTATCATGCTCCAATAACTGTAGAAGCTCCTTTCTTACCAATTCATCTGCAACCTCTTCTGGAGTAGGAGGAACAACAGAACTTTTGTCTCCGTTGGCTGAAAGCAACGAGTTCTTAACTAGTTCTAACGAAGCTGCTGGAGGTCTAGGAAGATCTCTCTGTAACACCTTGGACCTTTTCCTAAGTAGTGCCTGCTGTCTCGCTTCCTCCTCAGCCTTTTCTCTAGCTATCTTGTCTGACATGTCCTCCTCAATTTTCTCTTCTTGCTCTTCACTTTCCTCTGGAGGAGCTTGTGCAACTATCTGGTACTCGTTCCTTGGCAGAGGAAGCCCGGTAAGTCCCGAGCGTAAGCTCCTTCTAGCTTCCTCTCGTCTCTGCCTCTCGAGTTTAGCGCTTTCGTGCATGTCCATGTCTTCATTTATGTGAAGTTCATCCCTGAAGGGAGTACCTCTGGGTGTCACAGCGAAAGAAGACCCATCTCTTGATGGCGTCAAGCCAAGTCTGGGAGTAAGGCCAGCACCACCAGGAGTCATCGAAGGAGTCATTGAAGGAGTCAGCATCGGATTAGGCGTTTGAATCTCTTTCTTCCTAGGAGTGACCCCAGTAAAGTCAGAAGGGTGCAACTCAGGATTATCTCCTCCTAGCAAAGGTGTCTGAGAGTCTCTCAACCTAGCCAGATTCTCTGCTTCCATCATAATAGCATCACCTTTACCAGCAGGAGTTCTTTGAGGCGTCCTCATGGGCGTCATCCCTTGCCTCGGCGTCTGTGAGTAATTCGCCAAAAGCGCACGAGTAGCAGCACTGCCTTCCGTTAGCTCCTCATTCTCCGCAAGAAGGTCGCTAGCGTACCCCATCTTTGCAATCTCCTCTAACTCGTGATCTGAAATCTGCGGCGGCGGTAACATTAGCTTCGACCTCTTCCTAACAGCTTCCGGATCATTCAACTTATTCGCTTGCAATATAGCTGCAGGAGCATCCCTTCTCTCAGCAATTTTATTCCTCGCAACATCTTGTCTGCGCAACTGCGCTTCCACATCAGCTCTTCTCTTCCCTTCAAGATCCTCAATGGTTGTCGGAAACTTCACCTGATCAGCAGGACGGTCTTCATCAGCAGTATCATAAAACCCTGCAGGCGCCCTCTTCTCAAAAGGAATCTCCGCATTATAATCAATCCCCTTCCGCTTCCTATTCTTATGCCTTCCACCAATCCCAGCCGCCTTCAACTCTCTCCTCTTCTGCAGAGAAGCAAGCCTCCTCGCTTCCTCGAGCTGCTTCTCTCTAGCTTTCCTCTTAGCCTTCTTCCCCCTAGTGTTAGCCAACCTCGCCCTCGCTTCAGAAAGCATTTCTTTCTCGTCTTCGTCCATATCCACCGGATCAGGCCTTGCAGGCTTTGATTCCGGGTTGGGATCTATCTCGCCAGGACGCAGCTTCCTCGGATCATCCGCTGCTTCGTAACTCTCGTCCTTAGTGCACGCTGCGTCGAGTAGCTTCTCGTACCTCTCAAGGCACTGAGAGGGTGTACGCCCCACAATAGGAGCAATAGTTCTCCACTGAGTAGGTAATAGCTTCGCAAGATGGAGAAgcttctcatcttcttctctagTCCATTCAGTCTGCATGCATCAACAGTTTCTAACTCAGTAAACATCATAAAGGCATAAACTTTTCTACTAATTTACAGAATCAAATCAATAAAGGCATAACCTTTTTGATAGAAGGATCGAGCCATTCGTACCAACGAGCTTTACACTGTTTAGCAGACTTGCGGACAAGGAGAGACGAGATCCGAGCCCATTGGTTCTTGCCGTACTTCATCACGGCGGCTTTGAGGATCTCATCTTCGGTGTTCTTCCACACACCTCCCTTGATCATAATCCTCATCTTCGCGGTGGAACGAAGAACAGGAGGAAGCGAGATTGAGAGTAACCCCCTAGATGAGGGCTCGAaacaacgaagaagaagaacagtTCCAATCGAAATGTAGTCcctttcttttaatttttttttaaaaattaaataacgaAATTTTATTATAAGCCAGCCCAAATAGCCCATTATTCCACTTTAATGGGCCGAGTGATAATAGCAAAGAGACATGTGACTTACACTCTC
It encodes:
- the LOC103836311 gene encoding cell division cycle 5-like protein; protein product: MRIMIKGGVWKNTEDEILKAAVMKYGKNQWARISSLLVRKSAKQCKARWYEWLDPSIKKTEWTREEDEKLLHLAKLLPTQWRTIAPIVGRTPSQCLERYEKLLDAACTKDESYEAADDPRKLRPGEIDPNPESKPARPDPVDMDEDEKEMLSEARARLANTRGKKAKRKAREKQLEEARRLASLQKRRELKAAGIGGRHKNRKRKGIDYNAEIPFEKRAPAGFYDTADEDRPADQVKFPTTIEDLEGKRRADVEAQLRRQDVARNKIAERRDAPAAILQANKLNDPEAVRKRSKLMLPPPQISDHELEEIAKMGYASDLLAENEELTEGSAATRALLANYSQTPRQGMTPMRTPQRTPAGKGDAIMMEAENLARLRDSQTPLLGGDNPELHPSDFTGVTPRKKEIQTPNPMLTPSMTPSMTPGGAGLTPRLGLTPSRDGSSFAVTPRGTPFRDELHINEDMDMHESAKLERQRREEARRSLRSGLTGLPLPRNEYQIVAQAPPEESEEQEEKIEEDMSDKIAREKAEEEARQQALLRKRSKVLQRDLPRPPAASLELVKNSLLSANGDKSSVVPPTPEEVADELVRKELLQLLEHDNAKYPLDEKAEKKKGVKNRANSSGSQVSAIEDFEENELVEADKMIKEEAQFLCVAMGNENKTLDDFVKAHDDCVKDLMYFPTRNAYGPASVAVKAEKVAALQVEMENARKKMEEDEKKAEHMKAKYKTYTKGHEKRAETVWSQIEASLKHIEIGGTEVECFKALKRQEEMAASFRKKNLEEEVVKQKETERKLQARYGELLSTLEKAEEIMVGFRAQALKQADVEDSHNLKEAKLATGEEENVTIFTEASS